A region from the Cellvibrio sp. PSBB006 genome encodes:
- a CDS encoding Rrf2 family transcriptional regulator, whose translation MKRDSRLSGVLHVLLHMAESDEPQTSEALARMMQTNPVVIRRILGGLREQKLVHSEKGHGGGWRISCDLNKITLHDIYLALGSPTMLAMGNRTESPGCLVEEAVNAAMNQAFHDAETLLLSRFREVTLAQLSKDFHRRMQKRKSTCS comes from the coding sequence ATGAAACGTGACAGCAGGCTTTCCGGTGTTCTTCACGTGCTCCTTCACATGGCGGAGAGCGACGAGCCGCAGACGTCCGAGGCCTTGGCCAGGATGATGCAGACTAATCCGGTGGTGATTCGCCGCATTCTTGGCGGGCTGCGTGAGCAGAAACTGGTGCATTCCGAGAAGGGTCACGGTGGTGGTTGGCGAATTTCCTGCGACCTGAACAAGATTACCCTGCACGATATTTATCTCGCCCTCGGTTCACCGACGATGCTTGCTATGGGCAATCGCACCGAGTCGCCGGGCTGTCTGGTGGAAGAGGCGGTGAATGCGGCGATGAATCAGGCATTTCACGATGCCGAAACATTATTGCTTAGCCGTTTTCGCGAAGTAACGCTGGCACAGTTGAGCAAGGATTTTCATCGGCGCATGCAGAAACGCAAAAGCACTTGCTCGTAG